In Flavobacterium gelatinilyticum, a genomic segment contains:
- a CDS encoding copper homeostasis protein CutC: MKKNQLEIACFNYESALIAEENGADRIELCENMKLGGTTPNSILVVKVRESVKIKMHVIIRPRGGDFVYSDEELTEMKQDIKQYKKLGVDGFVFGILKENGKINKKQNKELVHLAYPLSCTFHRAFDVVKNPEKSLEDVIKCGFKTILTSGQGVNVTEGIWALERLQELAGDRIEIMPGGGLRSSNIKLLQEKLDLTFYHSSAITDDSETANPEEIKELRNFL; this comes from the coding sequence ATGAAAAAAAATCAATTAGAAATAGCCTGCTTTAATTATGAATCGGCATTGATTGCCGAGGAGAACGGAGCAGACCGAATTGAATTGTGCGAGAATATGAAACTGGGAGGTACAACACCCAATTCTATTTTGGTGGTAAAAGTCCGCGAAAGCGTAAAAATAAAAATGCATGTTATCATAAGGCCTCGCGGCGGTGATTTTGTTTATTCTGATGAAGAGCTTACAGAAATGAAACAGGACATCAAACAATATAAGAAACTGGGAGTTGATGGGTTTGTTTTTGGAATTTTAAAAGAAAACGGAAAAATCAATAAAAAACAAAATAAGGAATTGGTGCATTTGGCTTATCCATTATCCTGTACATTTCATCGCGCCTTTGATGTGGTTAAAAATCCTGAGAAATCACTAGAAGATGTAATCAAATGCGGTTTTAAAACCATCCTGACTTCAGGACAAGGTGTAAATGTTACCGAAGGAATCTGGGCATTAGAAAGGCTTCAGGAACTGGCAGGAGACCGAATCGAAATTATGCCGGGAGGAGGCTTGCGGTCTTCAAATATTAAATTGCTGCAGGAAAAGCTGGATCTGACTTTTTATCATTCATCTGCCATAACAGACGATTCAGAAACAGCAAATCCCGAAGAAATAAAAGAACTCAGGAATTTTTTATAA
- a CDS encoding ABC transporter ATP-binding protein, translated as MLDIQNISFSYTDTPVINNVSFTINKGENIAIIGESGCGKSTLLKLIYGLFDLDEGKIFYNEKPILGPKYNLIPGMPYMKYLAQDFDLSPYETVAENVGKFLSNGFANMKKLRVQELLEMVEMEQFSNVKAKFLSGGQQQRVALVRVLALEPEVILLDEPFSQIDAFRKNALRRNLFRYLKQKRITCIIATHDSTDALSFADETIVMRHGEVIIKDNPAKIYEDPKIKYVASLFGEVNEVPTHLLLPYEDQTHKTLVYPHQFKMVAESGLPVKIRRTYFRGSHYLVETVYKRQLIFFESEIDLPLEQEIFLALNYL; from the coding sequence ATGCTTGACATTCAAAATATATCCTTTTCATACACGGATACACCGGTTATAAACAACGTTTCATTTACCATCAATAAAGGTGAGAATATTGCCATTATAGGCGAGAGCGGCTGTGGTAAGAGTACGCTCTTAAAACTTATATACGGATTGTTCGATCTGGATGAGGGTAAAATATTTTATAACGAAAAACCAATTCTGGGACCAAAATACAATTTGATTCCCGGAATGCCCTATATGAAGTATCTGGCGCAGGATTTTGATTTGTCGCCGTATGAAACCGTAGCCGAAAATGTTGGGAAGTTTCTTTCGAATGGTTTTGCGAATATGAAAAAACTTCGCGTGCAGGAATTATTGGAAATGGTCGAAATGGAACAATTTTCTAACGTAAAAGCTAAATTTTTAAGCGGGGGACAACAGCAAAGAGTCGCTTTAGTAAGGGTTTTGGCACTCGAGCCCGAAGTGATTCTGCTTGATGAACCTTTCAGCCAGATTGATGCTTTTAGAAAAAATGCGTTGCGAAGAAATTTATTCCGTTATCTGAAGCAAAAAAGAATCACTTGTATTATTGCTACTCATGATAGTACAGATGCCTTGTCTTTTGCAGATGAAACAATTGTAATGCGCCATGGAGAAGTTATTATAAAAGATAATCCTGCCAAAATATATGAAGATCCCAAAATAAAATATGTTGCTTCTTTATTTGGAGAAGTGAATGAAGTGCCAACTCATTTATTACTTCCGTACGAAGATCAGACACATAAAACGTTAGTATATCCGCATCAGTTTAAAATGGTTGCCGAATCCGGGCTTCCGGTAAAAATAAGAAGAACTTATTTTAGAGGAAGTCATTATTTGGTTGAAACGGTATATAAAAGACAGCTGATCTTTTTTGAAAGTGAAATTGATCTTCCTTTAGAACAGGAAATATTTCTTGCTCTGAATTATTTATAA
- a CDS encoding 3-oxoacyl-ACP synthase III family protein: MYHSKIAGLGYYVPSNVVTNDDLSKIMDTNDEWIQERTGIQERRHIIRGEDTTTSMGVKAAKIAIERSGVAKEDIDFVVFATLSPDYYFPGPGVLVQRDLGLKTVGALDVRNQCSGFVYALSVADQYIKTGMYKNVLVIGSEVHSTGLDMTTRGRGVSVIFGDGAGAAVLSREEDLTKGILSTHLHSEGQHAEELALQAPGMGARWVTDILADNDPNDESYYPYMNGQFVFKNAVVRFAEVINEGLEANGLQVSDIDMLIPHQANLRISQFIQNKFKLTDDQVHNNIQKYGNTTAASIPIALTEAWEEGKIKSGDTVVLAAFGSGFTWASAIIKW, from the coding sequence ATGTATCATTCAAAAATAGCAGGCTTAGGATATTATGTTCCTTCAAATGTTGTGACAAACGATGATTTGTCGAAGATTATGGATACCAATGACGAATGGATTCAGGAAAGAACCGGAATTCAGGAGAGAAGACATATTATTCGCGGAGAGGATACGACAACTTCTATGGGAGTTAAAGCAGCTAAAATTGCAATCGAACGCTCCGGTGTTGCCAAAGAAGATATTGATTTTGTAGTTTTTGCTACACTAAGTCCGGATTACTATTTTCCTGGACCGGGAGTTTTGGTACAGCGTGATTTAGGATTAAAAACAGTTGGGGCTTTAGATGTTAGAAATCAGTGTTCTGGTTTTGTTTATGCGCTTTCTGTTGCCGATCAGTATATTAAAACCGGTATGTATAAAAATGTTCTGGTAATAGGTTCAGAAGTTCACTCAACCGGACTGGATATGACCACTCGCGGACGAGGTGTCTCGGTAATTTTTGGAGACGGAGCGGGAGCGGCCGTTTTAAGCCGTGAAGAAGATTTGACAAAAGGAATCTTGTCTACACACTTGCACTCTGAAGGGCAGCATGCCGAAGAGTTAGCTTTGCAGGCACCGGGAATGGGTGCACGCTGGGTAACGGATATTCTTGCCGATAATGATCCGAACGACGAAAGTTACTATCCTTATATGAACGGACAATTTGTATTTAAAAATGCAGTAGTTCGTTTTGCAGAAGTTATCAACGAAGGATTAGAAGCAAACGGTCTTCAGGTTTCGGATATTGATATGCTGATTCCGCATCAGGCAAATTTAAGAATCTCACAGTTCATTCAGAATAAATTTAAACTGACAGATGATCAGGTTCATAATAATATTCAGAAATACGGAAACACAACGGCAGCTTCTATTCCGATTGCTTTAACTGAAGCATGGGAAGAAGGCAAAATTAAATCAGGAGATACAGTTGTTCTGGCTGCTTTTGGAAGCGGCTTTACCTGGGCAAGTGCTATCATCAAATGGTAA